In a genomic window of Flavobacterium sp. KACC 22761:
- a CDS encoding acyl-CoA dehydrogenase, with the protein MDFNLTEEHLMIQQAARDFAQNELLPGVIERDEKQIFPTEQIKKMGELGFMGMMVDPKYGGSGLDAISYVIAMEEISKVDASASVVMSVNNSLVCWGLQEFGTEEQKQKYLPGLASGQIHGAFCLSEPEAGSDATSQKTTAVDMGDHYLVNGTKNWITNGNTASVYLVIAQTHPEKKHKGINALIMTKDMPGFSIGPKEQKMGIRGSDTHSLMFSDVKVPKENRIGEDGFGFKFAMKTLAGGRIGIASQALGIASGAYELALKYSKERKAFGTEICNHQAIAFKLADMAVNIEAARHLCMKAAWDKDQGKNYDVSGAMAKLFASQVAMDTAVEAVQIHGGNGYVKEYHVERMMRDAKITQIYEGTSEIQKIVISRSVIAG; encoded by the coding sequence ATGGATTTTAATCTTACCGAAGAGCATTTGATGATTCAGCAAGCAGCAAGAGATTTTGCTCAAAACGAATTATTGCCTGGAGTTATTGAACGTGACGAAAAACAAATTTTTCCAACTGAGCAAATCAAAAAAATGGGCGAGCTTGGATTTATGGGAATGATGGTTGACCCAAAATACGGTGGAAGCGGACTTGATGCTATTTCATACGTAATTGCTATGGAAGAAATTTCTAAAGTTGATGCATCGGCTTCTGTGGTAATGTCTGTTAACAATTCATTAGTTTGTTGGGGGCTTCAAGAATTTGGAACCGAAGAACAAAAACAAAAATATTTACCAGGCTTAGCTTCGGGGCAAATTCATGGAGCATTTTGTTTAAGCGAGCCAGAAGCTGGAAGTGACGCGACTTCTCAAAAAACTACTGCTGTTGATATGGGAGATCACTATTTGGTAAACGGAACAAAAAACTGGATTACAAATGGAAACACGGCTTCAGTATATTTAGTAATTGCTCAAACGCATCCAGAAAAAAAACATAAAGGAATCAATGCTTTGATCATGACCAAAGATATGCCAGGTTTTTCTATTGGTCCAAAAGAACAAAAAATGGGAATCCGTGGTTCTGATACGCATTCTTTAATGTTTAGTGATGTAAAAGTGCCAAAAGAAAACAGAATTGGAGAAGATGGTTTCGGATTCAAATTTGCAATGAAAACGTTGGCTGGAGGAAGAATCGGAATTGCTTCTCAAGCTTTAGGAATCGCTTCTGGCGCTTATGAATTGGCTTTGAAATATTCTAAAGAAAGAAAAGCATTCGGAACTGAAATCTGCAATCATCAAGCAATTGCTTTCAAATTGGCAGATATGGCGGTGAATATCGAAGCAGCACGTCATTTATGTATGAAAGCGGCTTGGGATAAAGATCAAGGTAAAAACTATGATGTGAGTGGTGCAATGGCAAAATTATTTGCTTCACAAGTAGCAATGGATACGGCTGTTGAAGCGGTTCAAATTCACGGAGGAAATGGATATGTGAAAGAATATCATGTGGAACGTATGATGCGCGACGCTAAAATTACTCAGATTTATGAAGGAACTTCTGAGATTCAAAAAATAGTAATTTCAAGATCAGTTATCGCGGGATAA
- a CDS encoding chalcone isomerase family protein, with protein MKKILLLFAFVFSVLFSTVSAQTQLDVNGVTVPRKIEIQNKTMQLNGAGGRSKMWLEVYVQALYLSQLSQDPKFIIDSDTEMAIRIEITSSMVSSNKLTKAMNTGFEKSAGSNLEALRPRIEQFKTYLSDAITEKDVFILFYNPLDQTVNVIKNDVPKGKITGFDFKQALFGIWLSDKPVDETLKKHLLGI; from the coding sequence ATGAAAAAGATTTTACTATTATTTGCATTCGTATTTAGTGTGCTATTTTCGACTGTTTCTGCGCAAACTCAATTAGATGTTAATGGCGTTACAGTTCCAAGAAAAATTGAGATTCAAAATAAAACAATGCAGCTAAACGGTGCCGGCGGAAGATCAAAAATGTGGTTGGAAGTTTATGTTCAGGCACTTTATTTATCACAATTAAGCCAAGACCCAAAATTCATTATCGATAGTGATACTGAAATGGCAATCAGAATTGAAATTACCTCATCGATGGTTTCTTCAAACAAATTGACAAAAGCGATGAATACAGGTTTTGAAAAATCTGCAGGGAGCAATCTTGAGGCTTTGCGCCCAAGAATTGAGCAGTTCAAAACATATTTAAGCGATGCCATTACAGAAAAGGATGTTTTCATTTTATTCTACAATCCGCTTGATCAAACGGTTAATGTAATCAAAAACGATGTTCCAAAAGGAAAAATTACAGGATTTGATTTTAAACAAGCATTATTCGGAATCTGGCTTTCAGACAAACCAGTTGATGAAACTTTGAAAAAACACTTATTAGGAATATAA